From the Rhodoferax mekongensis genome, one window contains:
- a CDS encoding type IV pilus modification PilV family protein, giving the protein MNSASRHSGFTLIELIIFIVVVSAGLAGILSVMNTSVKSSADPMVRKQAIAIAESVLEEVLQKAYADPDGTNTGETGRTNWDNVDDYNGKTQADLALPAALSAYAVTIAVSDGSAALGIAARKVTVTVSRGPESITLTGYRTNY; this is encoded by the coding sequence ATGAATAGCGCATCGCGTCATTCCGGCTTCACGCTGATCGAACTCATCATCTTTATTGTGGTCGTGAGTGCCGGTTTGGCGGGTATCTTGTCAGTGATGAATACCAGTGTGAAGTCCAGTGCCGATCCCATGGTGCGCAAGCAGGCCATTGCGATTGCGGAGTCCGTCCTGGAGGAGGTGTTGCAAAAAGCCTATGCCGACCCCGATGGCACCAACACCGGCGAGACAGGCCGTACGAATTGGGACAACGTGGACGACTACAACGGAAAGACCCAGGCCGATCTGGCGCTGCCTGCCGCTTTGTCGGCGTATGCCGTCACCATCGCAGTGAGCGACGGGAGCGCGGCGCTTGGCATTGCAGCCAGAAAGGTCACGGTGACGGTAAGCAGGGGCCCGGAGTCCATCACCCTGACCGGATACCGGACCAACTACTGA
- a CDS encoding pilus assembly FimT family protein yields the protein MAARCRSGQAGFTLVELVMVIVLLGILAVYAVPRILNSGDFYARGFHDQSLAFLRYAQKTAIAQRRTVCVILSSNAINLRIANAAGSNTCSAALAGPAGEAGLSARSGVAFNGTPLSFNFDALGQPVQTSTGVSAATQTLQVANVSPSITIEAATGYVHE from the coding sequence ATGGCCGCCCGTTGCCGGAGCGGTCAGGCCGGTTTCACGCTGGTGGAGCTGGTGATGGTGATCGTCTTGCTGGGAATTCTGGCGGTTTACGCTGTGCCGCGCATTCTGAACTCTGGGGACTTTTATGCGCGGGGTTTTCATGACCAGTCGCTGGCCTTTTTGCGCTATGCCCAAAAAACGGCCATCGCGCAGCGTCGCACGGTGTGCGTGATTTTGAGCAGCAACGCCATCAATTTGCGGATTGCGAATGCTGCCGGTAGCAACACCTGCAGCGCAGCCCTGGCAGGCCCCGCTGGTGAGGCCGGCTTGAGTGCCCGCAGCGGTGTTGCGTTCAATGGCACGCCGCTCAGCTTCAACTTTGATGCATTGGGTCAGCCGGTCCAGACTAGCACCGGTGTGTCTGCCGCAACCCAGACCCTGCAGGTGGCAAACGTCAGCCCATCCATCACGATTGAAGCTGCCACGGGGTATGTGCATGAATAG